The following DNA comes from Cryobacterium psychrophilum.
CACCATCGACGGGCAGACCCTGTCCGATCGCGGCGATGGCGCATGTTACGCCGACCACTCCCGAGAAGACGCTGGCCGCGGTCCAATTCGCCATCGAGTACGCGTGGGAACCGAGCGCCCCGGCGCGCAGCAGTTCTGTGCGGCCTGATTCTTCTTCGGCGCGTCCATTGCGCGCAACGAAGAAGATGACGGCGAAGGCGAGGGCGACGGCGACGGTCATCCAGAGTTTGATGTTCAGAATGCCACCGAGCGTGCTCGCCGCGTATGGCAGCCCGGTGAGTGCCGCCACGGCGGGGGTATTGGCGATGCCGGCATAGGCGTCCCGGTCCGCCTGGGTGGGAAAGGCAACACGCTGGGACTGCACGACGAGAGCGATCATGCCGACGAGAGCGATGACCCAGATGAGCATCCGCAGCCAGTTTCGCTGCAGAAGGAAGCGCAGCATCATCCCGAAGCCGGCGTACACGTCGGAAATTCGTCCGCGCCGCGATGCGTGCGCCCCGGCCTCTCCGGACCGCTCGCGGACTGAGGGGGTTACGGTCGACATCATGTCACCTCGGCGTCGGCGAGGGCGCCGTCGTGCTGTGCGGCGTAGTGGCGTAGGAAGAGTTCTTCGAGCGACGGTGGGCTGGAGATGAGACCTCGCGGCGCGTGGGGTGCGAGCGCCGCCATCACGCGGGGCAGTGCGCTCTCGGTGACCGAAAAGGAGACGCGCTGTCCGACTGCGGCGAAATCGTGCACGCCGTCAACGGTCGAGATCACGGTCGGGTCGCCGTCGAGCGTCACGGTGATCGTCGAACGGTGCAGGTGGCGCAGCTCTGTCAGGGTGCCCGACTCCACCGTGCGGCCGGCGCGGATGATGGTCACCGTGTCGCAGAGCTTTTCGACCTCGGAGAAGATGTGACTGGACAGCAGAACCGATCTGCCCTCATCTTTGAGCTCGGTGATGCAGTTGGTGAAAACGCCTTCCATGAGGGGGTCGAGTCCGATCGTGGGCTCGTCCAGGATGAGCAGTTCGGCGTGGCTGGACAGCGCCGCAACGAGGGCGACTTTTTGGCGGTTGCCCTTCGAGTAGCTACGCGCCTTCTTGCTGGGGTCAAGTTCGAACAGTTGCAGGTACCGGTCGATGCGGGTGCGATCGAGGTCGCCTCGCAGGGCACCGAGAATATCGATGGCCTGCCCGCCGGTGAGATTCGGCCACAGGGTCACGTCCCCAGCGACGTAGGCCACTCGGCGGTGCAGTGCGACCGCGTCCCGCCACGGGTCGCCGCCGAGCAGGGTCGCGCTGCCGCCGTCGGCGCGGAGCAGCCCGAGCAGGATACGAATCGTGGTGGATTTGCCCGAACCGTTGGGGCCGAGGAAACCCGCCACGCTACCGGTGGCCACACGCAGGTCCAGTCCGGTGAGGGCGTGAACCGCACCAAAATTCTTCGTGAGTCCGCGCACATCAAGGGCCAGTTCGTCAGTCATGTCTGTTCCTCCCATCGGAGCCGAGGTTCTGCATCAGGATGCTGGAGTGGATTCGAGGGCCTCCCGCGTCGCCGCCAGCACGGTGTCGTCCGTGTACAGGCCGTGCGTGTAGAACTCCGCCGTCGGCAGGGCCACCCGACGCATGACGGCGGGCCCAATGCCCTGTCCCGCAAGTCCGAGCGACCGGGCCAGGTGGGAGGCCATCGTCACCATGCCCAGGCTCGTCATGGCCAGCACCGCCGCGAGTGCCCGCGGGTCAGATGACGTCAGGAGGGAACCGGAGGCCTCCCCCGCGCGCAGGAACTGCTCTGTCTCGTCGATAATCGCATCCACGATTCGCCGACCGGCCACCGAGTCCTCCGTTATGGCCCTGGATATGTATCCGAGATCACGGGCATACCGGGTGGAGTCGGCCAGGTACCCCTGAAGGACGGCACGCAGTCCCTCCGGACTACTCTCGTCCTGGGCCCGGCGAATTATCGTGCCCAGAACGTAATCGTCACAGGCCTCGCGCAGCCCCTCTTTGCTGCCGAAGTGGTGCATCACGAGACCCGCGCTCACTCCCGCGGTCGTTGCAATGGCTCGCACGCTGGCCTTGCGGAAGCCGTCCGTTGCGAAGTGATCAATCGCCGCGTCGCGGATCTTAGCGACGGCGGTGAGGTCTTCCGGCGGTGACACATGAGCTGAACGGATGTTTAACATTCTAAACATACGTTCAGCCCGGTGCAAGGGTGCGGTCAGCGGCGAAGCACCCGATCGTGCACGAGCGCGCCGACGTATCCGAGGGCGTTACCGAGCGCATTCGGATGGAAATTCACCGGCGCGAGCGGAGTCGCTGCAACGTAGTTGATGTACGGAATCCTCGAACCAATGCCGTGATTCGTGAACTCCTGCGTGACATCAACGAGCGTCACCCGAGAATCCCCCAGGCCAACCACTGCGGCCTGGATGGCGGCATTGAGACCGTCGGTGCCGGCGTTGACAATGTCCGCCAGAGGCAAGAGTCCCGGCTCAAAGAGGCGCGGGTAATTCAGAACCACAATTCGAGCCTGTGGAACGGCGGCGGCGATCCCGGCGTACGTGGCCGCAAGCTGAGGTGCCAGCGCTGCCAACTTGGAGGTACTGAGCGTCACGGCCGCCTGGCACAGCGCCGAAGCGGGATCCGGAGCGCAGGCAGCGAAGACCTCGTTCGATCCGGCGTCGATACCGCCGACCGTGACGGTCACGAGGTTCGTCGCGGCGCTGACCCCCACGAGCTGGCCCGGAATATCGACCAGCCGCGCGCCCGAGCAGGCGTTGTTCGCCACGAGGCGATACGCACTGACCGCAGCGACCATGGACGGATATGACGAGTATTGGCTCCTGAGGCACGGCCCCGACAGGTAGGGCGGCGCCCCCTGGCCGGCGGTGAAGGAATCACCGAGCGCCACATAGGACGCGGTGGTGTAACCGTGGCCGGAACCACGGTTCGCCTCGCCCGTATGGGCGAGCGCCGGCGACGCAGCGCCTCCCACAAGGACCCCGACCACGAGCAGGAAGATCGCAGCGAGGCGACCCGGGTGTCGCATTTGCGACGTCAGCCTTTCATGTGTAGTTGTCATGCGGGAACCGTACCCCCGCACGGCACGCACGACTACGGGCCAGGCGCATTAACGCACGCAAAAGGCCCGCCCTGCCGAAGCAGTGCGGGCCTTCCGTCTACCCGACCGACCTGGCGAGAGGTGATCGGGAGAACTCCAGGTGTGAACCTGGTTTGAGTCTAGCCTTCGGCCGGAGCGTCCGTGCCAGCGGCGGCCGCGTCGGCGGCCTCTTCGAGGACCGGAGCAAGCGACAGCTTGCCACGGTCATCGATCTTGGTGATCTCAACGAGCACCTTCTGGCCGACGCCGAGAACGTCTTCGACGTTCTCCACGCGCTTGCCACCAGCAAGCTTACGCACCTCGGAGATGTGCAGCAGACCATCCTTGCCTGGGAGCAGCGACACGAAGGCGCCGAAAGCGGCGATCTTCACGACAGTTCCGAGGAACTGCTCGCCAACCTCGGGGTTGGTCGGGTTCGCGATGGAGTTGACCATGGCGCGAGCCGCATCGGCCGACGGTCCGTCGACGGCGCCGATGTACACGGTGCCGTCTTCTTCGATCGAGATGTCAGCGCCGGTCTCGTCCTGGATCCCGTTAATCGTCTTGCCCTTCGGGCCGATCAGCTCGCCGATCTTGTCCACCGGGATCTGCACACTGATCACGCGGGGCGCGGTCGGTGCCATTTCGTCGGGAGCATCGATGGCGGCGTTGAGAACCGAGAGGATCGTCGCGCGGGCATCGCGGGCCTGGGTGAGGGCACCGGACAGGACCGACGCGGGAATGCCGTCGAGCTTGGTGTCGAGCTGGATCGCGGTAATGAAGTCACTCGTTCCGGCAACCTTGAAGTCCATGTCGCCGAGGGCGTCTTCGGCACCGAGAATGTCGGTCAGGGCCGCGTAGCGGGTCTGACCGTCAACGGTGTCGCTGATCAGGCCCATGGCGATACCGGCAACCGGTGCGCGCAGCGGCACTCCGGCGTTCAGCAGCGACAGGGTCGAGGCGCAGACAGAACCCATCGAGGTGGAACCGTTGGAGCTGAGCGCCTCGGAGACCTGACGGATGGCGTAGGGGAACTCCTCACGCGTGGGCAGCACGGGAACCAGGGCACGCTCAGCGAGCGCTCCGTGGCCGATCTCGCGGCGCTTCGGCGTTCCGACGCGGCCGGTTTCACCGGTCGAGTAGGGCGGGAAGTTGTAGTTGTGCATGTAGCGCTTCTTGGTGACCGGGTTGAGCGAGTCGATCGACTGCTCGAGCTTCAGCATGTTCAGCGTGGTCACGCCGAGGATCTGGGTCTCACCGCGCTGGAAGATGGCCGAGCCGTGAACGCGGGGAATGACCGCGACCTCGGCGTCGAGCGGACGAATGTCCGCCAGTCCGCGGCCGTCGATACGAATGCCCTCGTTGAGCACGCGCGAGCGAACCACGAGCTTGGTGACGGACTTGTACGCGGCGCTGACCTGGTTGTTTGCGCTCGCGTCGAGCTCGCCGGCCTCGACCTTGGCGGCGACAGCAGCCTTGACCGTGGCCTTGAGGGCGTCATCGGCGTTCTGGCGCTCAACCTTGTCGGCGATCGCGTAGACGCTCTTGAGCTCGTCGTAGGCGAGGGCAGCAACGGCGTCGTAGGTGGCCGTCTGGTAGGGCGGGAACAGCGCGAAGTCGGCGGTCGGCTTGGCCGCCTTGTCGGCGACTTCCTGCTGAGCGGCGACGAGCTGCTTGATGAAGGGCTTGGAAGCGTCGATGCCCTGGGCAACGACCTCTTCGTTCGGCGCGATGGCGCCGCCCTTGATCAGGTTCCAGGCACCGTCGGTCGCTTCGGCCTCGATCATCATGATCGCGACGTCCTGGGCACCGTTGGCATCCGTGACAACGCGGCCGGCGACGACCATGCTGAACACGGCGTCGGCGAGCTGCGAGTGCTTCGGGAAGGCGACCCACTGGCCGCCACCGTTCTCGTCGGGAACGAGGGCGACGCGAACGCCACCGATCGGACCGCTGAAGGGCAGACCGGCAAGCTGGGTCGACATGGACGCAGCGTTGATCGCGAGCACGTCGTACAGTTCGTCGGGCTCGATGGCCAGAACCGTGATGACAACCTGGATCTCGTTACGGAGACCGTCAACGAACGACGGACGCAGCGGCCGGTCGATCAGGCGGCAGGTGAGGATGGCGTCGGTCGAGGGACGACCTTCGCGGCGGAAGAAGCTGCCCGGGATGCGACCCGCGGCGTACATGCGCTCTTCAACGTCAATGGTGAGCGGGAAGAAGTCGAAGTTGTCCTTCGGCTGCTTGCTCACGCTCGTGGCGGAGAGAAGCATCGTCTCTTCGTCAATGTATGCGGCGGCAGATCCCTGCGCCTGCTGGGCAAGGCGCCCGGTTTCGAAACGGATGGTGCGCTTGCCGTACTTGCCGTTATCGATAACGGTTTCGGCGAACGTGATTTCTGGACCCTCCATGTGGGGGTTCTCTCCTTAGTGTTGCTTCTCGCCATGCTGGCGACGAAGGCTCGCGTGCCCGTGTGACAGGCGAGTTGGACCGGGAGCGGGATTCGCAGTTGTAGATTCTGCCGAAGCGCTCCCGTTGCAGGCCAATACAAAGATTGGCCTTTGCAACTCTAACAGACCCGTCAGAAACCGCCGGCAGGACTCAAACCCGGGTCGAGGGCTCGGTGAGTGCGGGCTCCGCGGTATCCGTCAGGAGAGACTCACCGCGGGCAGCGCGCTCGGCGGCGGCCACGAGGGAAGCGTGGGTGGGACCATCGGGCACGTTGGCCGGACGGTTCCTGGCGAACTCCTTGCGGAGAACGGGCACAACCTCTCCGCCGAGGATGTCGAGTTGTTCGAGCACGGTCTTCAGCGGCAGTCCGGCATGATCCATCAGGAACAGCTGGCGCTGGTAGTCCCCGAAGTGATCACGCATGGCGGCGTAGCGGTCGATGACCTGCTGGGGGCTACCGACGGTGAGCGGCGTCTGCTCGGTGAATTCTTCGAGGCTCGGGCCGTGGCCGTATACCGGCGCGTTGTCGAAGTACGGGCGGAATTCGTTGACGGCGTCCTGCGACTTCGTGCGCATGAAAGCCTGCCCGCCGAGGCCAACGATCGCCTCAGAGGCGAGCCCGTGACCGTAGTGCTCGAAGCGGGCACGGTAGTACCCGATGAGCTTCATGTAGTGCTCTTTGGGCCAGAAGATGTTGTTGGCAAAGAATCCGTCACCGTAGTAGGCGGCTTGTTCGGCAATTTCGGGGCTGCGGATGCTGCCGTGCCAGACGAAGGGGGCCACACCATCGAGCGGGCGCGGCGTGGACTGGAATCCCTGCAGCGGCGTGCGGAACTGACCTTCCCAGTCCACGTACTCCTCACGCCACAGGCGCCGGAGCAGCGCGTAGTTCTCAAGCGCGAGCGGGATCCCCTGGCGAATGTCCTGACCGAACCACGGGTACACGGGTCCCGTGTTTCCACGGCCGAGGGTGAGGTCGACCCGACCGCCGGAGAGGTGCTGGAGCATGGCGAAGTCTTCGGCAATTTTCACCGGGTCATTTGTGGTGATGAGCGTCGTCGCGGTCGAGAGAATGAGCTTCTCCGTCTTCGCGGCGATGTAGCCCAGCAGGGTCGTGGGCGACGACGGCACAAACGGCGGGTTGTGGTGCTCCCCGGAGGCGAAAACGTCGAGACCGACCTCTTCGGCCTTCTGGGCGATCGCAACCATGGCCGTGATTCTCGCGTGCTCGGTGGGCTCGTGGCCCGTCGTGGGGTCTACGGTCCTGTCACCCACCGTGAAAATTCCGAACTGCATGTCAGTCTCCAATGCACCATACGTCTGCATGTATGTTCCGCACAACGGCATCCGTCGCGGACTTATTCCCCGCCGGCGCCGCCGAAGACGGCTGCGCCTACTTCACGAGTTCTGTCTCCGGCTCGCTCACGACGAGCTTGTTGCCGTCCGCATCGAGACCGCGCGATTTGCGGCCCAGAACCGAGTGGCTGCGCCCGTAGAGGAAGTACACCGCAAGACCAAGGGCGAGCCAGACAGCGAATCGTACCCAGGTGAGCGTTGTGAGGTTGAGCATGAGCCAGCTGCACAGTACGGCCGAGAGGATCGGCAGGAACGGCGAGAACGGAACCTTGAACGCACGGGGCAGGTCCGGGCGCTTCTTGCGCAGCACGACCACCGCGATGCTCACGAGCACAAATGCCGACAGGGTTCCAATGTTGATCATTTCCTCGAGAACGCCAACGTTGGTGAGGCCGGCGATGAGGGCGACGGCAAGGCCGACGATGATCTGGAGGCGCGCCGGCGTGCGGCGTTTCTCCGAGGTGACGCTGAGTCCACGCGGCAGCAGTCCGTCGCGACTCATGGCGAAGAGCACACGGGAGAGGCCGAGGAGAAGCACCATGATGACGGTGGTGAGCCCGACAAGGATGCCGACGGAGATGATCTGCGCGGCCCACCCCGCGCCGACGGCGACGAACGCCGTGGCGAGCGAGGCGTTGGGGTCTTCGGCGAGAACCGTGTACGGAACCATTCCGGTGAGCACAAGGCTCACGCCGATGTAGAGCACGGTGACGATGCCGAGGCCGAGGAAGATGCCGCGTGGAAGCGTCTTCTGCGGGTTCTTGACCTCTTCGGCCGAGGTGGCCACGACGTCGAAGCCGATGAACGCGAAGAACACGAGCGATGCTCCGGCCAGCAGCCCGAACAGGCCGTACTGGGCTGGAGCCGCTCCCGTCATGAAGGAGAAGAGGGACTGCATCCACACGTCGCCCTCACCCGGCTTCGAGGGCACCGATTCGGGGATGAATGGCGTGTAGTTCTTGACGTTCACGAAGAACGCGCCGACCACGATCACGAAGAGAACGATGGCGACCTTGATGATCGTGAAGATGCTGGCCACACGAGCGGACAGCTGCGTGCCGAGCACGAGCAGGGTCGTGAAGATGGCGACGATCACGAAGGCGCCCCAGCTCACGTCGAGCCCGAGCACGTGGATCGTGGCGGGGATATCCCACCCGGCCAGTTCGAAGACGCTGCTCAGGTAGATGCCCCAGTACTTGGCGATCACGGCCGCGGCGGTGAGCATTTCGAGGATCAGGTCCCAGCCGATGATCCAGGCCAGAAGCTCGCCGAGGGTCGCGTAGGTGAAGGTGTACGCCGAGCCGGCGACCGGGACCGCAGAAGCGAATTCGGCGTAACACATGATGGCCAGGGCGCACGTAAATGCGGCCAGCAGGAAGGCGAGCGTCACGGAGGGACCAGCGTAGCTGCCGGCCGCCTTGGCCCCGACCGAGAAGATGCCGGCGCCGACCGCGACGGCGACACCCATGATCATCAGATCCCAGGTGCCCAACGTGCGTTTGAGGCTATGGCCCTTCTCAAGCGAGTCTGCAATGGAATCTTCAATACTCTTGGTGCGCCAGAGGCTCATCGTGTAATGCCGTTCGTTTCGTTGGGTGCGACCCATTCATGCTAAACCCTCGAAAAACGCGAAATCTCCGATGGATACACAGAACGGGCCGCCCCCGTGAAGGTGACGGCCCGTCTGTAAGAAGCTCGCGTTATCAACGCTGCATGAGCTACGGCTGATTCAGCCTTAGCGACGCAGGCCGAGGCTGCCGATAAGTGTGCGGTATCGCGAGATGTCGATATCGGACAGGTAACCGAGCAGTCGACGACGCTGACCAACCATGAGAAGCAGTCCACGACGTGAGTGGTGGTCGTGCTTGTGCTCTTTCAGGTGCTCCGTCAGGTCAAGAATGCGCTGCGTGAGCATGGCGATCTGAACTTCGGGGGACCCTGTGTCGCCTGGGTGGGTAGCGTACTTTTCGATGATCGCCTTCTTAGCATCGGCTTCGAGTGCCATAGATGGAATCCCCTTTCTCTCACTGCGCGGTGCCCAAGGCAGGATGCCTGGGCTCTCTTTGTCCGCGGCCGTTAAACGGCAACCTTGATACTTTAGCAGATCACCGAGACGCTCGACGGTCAGCGTCTCCGCCGGCGCCGCACGGAGGGGCTGTTCTGCGGAGGAACAACCCGGGACGAGGCGGGTTCGTTCCACGTTTTCACGATGGCCCACGCCACCGCAGCAATCGGCACGGACAGCACCGCGCCGACGATCCCGGCGAGAATGGTGCCCGCCGTCAACGCGAACAGGATCACGAGCGGATGCAGCTTCAGGTTCTGCGCCATGACCACGGGCTGGAGCAGGTTTCCTTCGAGCTGGTTGACGCCGATCACGATGATGATCACGATCAGGGCGATCAACGGGCCGTTGGCCACGAGCGCGACGAGGGCGGCGAGAACTCCGGCTGCGGTCGCGCCGATGAGGGGGATGAAAGCTCCGAGGAACACGATCACGGCCAGGGGCAACGCGAGGGGAACCTGGAGGATCGCGAGGCCGATGCCGATCGCGGACGCGTCGACGAGCGCCACGATGGCCGTGCCGCGCACGTAGCCGCCGAGAACACCGCGGGCCGTGACACCGATCCGGCGTCCACGCTCCAGCCGTGTTCCCTGGAAGGGAGCCAGGAAGAAGTTCCAGATGCGGTCGCCGTCTTTCAGGAAGAAGAACAGGATTACCAGGAGCAGCACGATGCCGGTGAGCAGTTCGGCGACAACGGATGCCCCGGCTAGGGCGCCCGTTCCAAACTGGCTGCTCGTCACAAAATCTACGGCCGTGGCGCGCAGGTCTTCAATCTGCTGCTCATCAATGTGGATGGGTCCCTGAAGGAGGAACACCTGCAACGTATCGAGGCCCTCAGCGGCCGAGGTGAACAGTTTGTCCCACTGGTCTCGAACGGCGAACACGATCAGGGTGATGATTCCGCCCAACGCCGCGATGCTCGCGAGCAACGTGATCCACGTGGCCAGGGCTGATGGTATTCCCCGACGGCGAAGCCAGGCGACGACCGGGGTCAGCGCCGAGGCAAGGATCACTGCGATGAGCACGGGAATGACGACAAGCTTGATTTGCACGAGTCCGAAGATGACCGCGGCGGTGAGGGTGATCACGAGCAGTATCTGCCCGCTGCGCAGCCCGAGCCAGCCGAGTCGGTCGTTCATAAGCGTGCGGGCAGGCGTCGGGGTGGGGGCGTCGTGTTGTCGCATGTGCTCAGCCTAGGGAATCCCGGGTCGGGGCAACACGCGGCTCACCGCAGCGAGGCGCCTGCCCCAGGGACGCGAGGCCGGTGGCCACGCTGTCGAGCACCTCGCGATCGCCGGCGTAGATGCCCTCTTCGCGCGGCCAATGGCTCAGAACATCGGTGAAGCCGAGCTCGGTGGCGCGGCCCACCGCCGTCTCGAAGGCCGACTCGCTCTGCAACGAATAGCTGCCACCGCTGTCCAGGTTGAGGTAGCGATCGATACTGGCCGGTTCACGTCCCGCCTCGTGTGCCGCATCGTCAAGGCGCCAGGCGAGGTCACGCACGCTCGACCACCACGCCTCACCGTCGAGGCCGTCCTTGCCGGTCGTCACCCAGCCATCACCGAGGCGACTGGCCAGGCGGATGCCTTTGGGTCCGTTCGCCGCGACCACCAGCGGCACTCGCGGGAGCTGGGCGGGGACGCCAACCATTCGCGCGTGTACAGCGGTGAACCATTCACCGTTGAAGCTGAGCCCCTCGGCTGCCGGCGCCTCGTGGCGCAGAAGCACGTCCAGATCCGTTACGAATTCCGCGAACCGCTCATGGCGCTGCCGCGGCGTCAGCTCCGGCTGGCCCAACGTGAAGGCGTCGAAGCCGTTACCGCCCGATCCGACACCGAGCACGAACCGCCCGTCCGAGATGTCGTCCACCGTGGCTATCTCCTTGGCGAACGGCACGGGATGCCGAAAATTGGGCGAGGACACGAAGGTTCCCAGCCGAATGCGTGACGTGACGGTTGCCGCCGCCGTGAGGGTGGGCATGGTCGCGTGCCAGGCCTCGTCGGCGAGGGAACGCCAGGAGAGGTGGTCGTAGGTCCAGGCATGGTCGAAGCCGTAGTCCTCGGCAGCCACCCACTTCTCTCGGGCGGACCGCCACCGGTCCTGCGGGAGAATGATAATTCCAAAGCGCATCTCTTGAGTCTATGGACGCTGGTGAGCGCCTTCGCCCAGTGACCGGCTCGTGGCGAGACCTTATTGACCGCGTGCAGGCCGCAACTGACCGCACGAACAAAGCACCCCCACGGCCGGGGCCACGGGGGTGCTTCTGAGGTCAATCAGCTGCTGCGAGTCAGGAATCCCTGGGCTTGCGCCCCCAGCCGCGGCGGCGGCGAACTCCCTCGTCGGTCATGGCTGCCTCGATATGACCGTCAACATGGTCACCGAAGTGATCATCAAAGTTCTCTTCCAGGTGTGCGGTGACGGTCTTGCCAATCCGGCGGGCGAGTTCTTCGCGGCGCTGACGACGTTCCGCGCTGACGAGGATTTCGTGCTCCGCCCGTAACGCCTGGAAGGTGGCGATACACATTCCGATCATCACGACGCTCACGGGTATGGCCGTGAGGATGGCACCGGTCTGCAGAGCGGCGAGTCCGCCGGCCAGCAGCAGGGCGATCGCGACGAGGCCACCGAGGGAGGCCCACATGATGCGACTCCACTTCGGTGGGTTCGTGTCGCCACCGGACGC
Coding sequences within:
- a CDS encoding ABC transporter ATP-binding protein; translation: MTDELALDVRGLTKNFGAVHALTGLDLRVATGSVAGFLGPNGSGKSTTIRILLGLLRADGGSATLLGGDPWRDAVALHRRVAYVAGDVTLWPNLTGGQAIDILGALRGDLDRTRIDRYLQLFELDPSKKARSYSKGNRQKVALVAALSSHAELLILDEPTIGLDPLMEGVFTNCITELKDEGRSVLLSSHIFSEVEKLCDTVTIIRAGRTVESGTLTELRHLHRSTITVTLDGDPTVISTVDGVHDFAAVGQRVSFSVTESALPRVMAALAPHAPRGLISSPPSLEELFLRHYAAQHDGALADAEVT
- the rpsO gene encoding 30S ribosomal protein S15, with translation MALEADAKKAIIEKYATHPGDTGSPEVQIAMLTQRILDLTEHLKEHKHDHHSRRGLLLMVGQRRRLLGYLSDIDISRYRTLIGSLGLRR
- a CDS encoding amino acid permease; this translates as MSLWRTKSIEDSIADSLEKGHSLKRTLGTWDLMIMGVAVAVGAGIFSVGAKAAGSYAGPSVTLAFLLAAFTCALAIMCYAEFASAVPVAGSAYTFTYATLGELLAWIIGWDLILEMLTAAAVIAKYWGIYLSSVFELAGWDIPATIHVLGLDVSWGAFVIVAIFTTLLVLGTQLSARVASIFTIIKVAIVLFVIVVGAFFVNVKNYTPFIPESVPSKPGEGDVWMQSLFSFMTGAAPAQYGLFGLLAGASLVFFAFIGFDVVATSAEEVKNPQKTLPRGIFLGLGIVTVLYIGVSLVLTGMVPYTVLAEDPNASLATAFVAVGAGWAAQIISVGILVGLTTVIMVLLLGLSRVLFAMSRDGLLPRGLSVTSEKRRTPARLQIIVGLAVALIAGLTNVGVLEEMINIGTLSAFVLVSIAVVVLRKKRPDLPRAFKVPFSPFLPILSAVLCSWLMLNLTTLTWVRFAVWLALGLAVYFLYGRSHSVLGRKSRGLDADGNKLVVSEPETELVK
- a CDS encoding polyribonucleotide nucleotidyltransferase; this translates as MEGPEITFAETVIDNGKYGKRTIRFETGRLAQQAQGSAAAYIDEETMLLSATSVSKQPKDNFDFFPLTIDVEERMYAAGRIPGSFFRREGRPSTDAILTCRLIDRPLRPSFVDGLRNEIQVVITVLAIEPDELYDVLAINAASMSTQLAGLPFSGPIGGVRVALVPDENGGGQWVAFPKHSQLADAVFSMVVAGRVVTDANGAQDVAIMMIEAEATDGAWNLIKGGAIAPNEEVVAQGIDASKPFIKQLVAAQQEVADKAAKPTADFALFPPYQTATYDAVAALAYDELKSVYAIADKVERQNADDALKATVKAAVAAKVEAGELDASANNQVSAAYKSVTKLVVRSRVLNEGIRIDGRGLADIRPLDAEVAVIPRVHGSAIFQRGETQILGVTTLNMLKLEQSIDSLNPVTKKRYMHNYNFPPYSTGETGRVGTPKRREIGHGALAERALVPVLPTREEFPYAIRQVSEALSSNGSTSMGSVCASTLSLLNAGVPLRAPVAGIAMGLISDTVDGQTRYAALTDILGAEDALGDMDFKVAGTSDFITAIQLDTKLDGIPASVLSGALTQARDARATILSVLNAAIDAPDEMAPTAPRVISVQIPVDKIGELIGPKGKTINGIQDETGADISIEEDGTVYIGAVDGPSADAARAMVNSIANPTNPEVGEQFLGTVVKIAAFGAFVSLLPGKDGLLHISEVRKLAGGKRVENVEDVLGVGQKVLVEITKIDDRGKLSLAPVLEEAADAAAAGTDAPAEG
- a CDS encoding LLM class flavin-dependent oxidoreductase; the encoded protein is MQFGIFTVGDRTVDPTTGHEPTEHARITAMVAIAQKAEEVGLDVFASGEHHNPPFVPSSPTTLLGYIAAKTEKLILSTATTLITTNDPVKIAEDFAMLQHLSGGRVDLTLGRGNTGPVYPWFGQDIRQGIPLALENYALLRRLWREEYVDWEGQFRTPLQGFQSTPRPLDGVAPFVWHGSIRSPEIAEQAAYYGDGFFANNIFWPKEHYMKLIGYYRARFEHYGHGLASEAIVGLGGQAFMRTKSQDAVNEFRPYFDNAPVYGHGPSLEEFTEQTPLTVGSPQQVIDRYAAMRDHFGDYQRQLFLMDHAGLPLKTVLEQLDILGGEVVPVLRKEFARNRPANVPDGPTHASLVAAAERAARGESLLTDTAEPALTEPSTRV
- a CDS encoding AI-2E family transporter, with the translated sequence MRQHDAPTPTPARTLMNDRLGWLGLRSGQILLVITLTAAVIFGLVQIKLVVIPVLIAVILASALTPVVAWLRRRGIPSALATWITLLASIAALGGIITLIVFAVRDQWDKLFTSAAEGLDTLQVFLLQGPIHIDEQQIEDLRATAVDFVTSSQFGTGALAGASVVAELLTGIVLLLVILFFFLKDGDRIWNFFLAPFQGTRLERGRRIGVTARGVLGGYVRGTAIVALVDASAIGIGLAILQVPLALPLAVIVFLGAFIPLIGATAAGVLAALVALVANGPLIALIVIIIVIGVNQLEGNLLQPVVMAQNLKLHPLVILFALTAGTILAGIVGAVLSVPIAAVAWAIVKTWNEPASSRVVPPQNSPSVRRRRRR
- a CDS encoding TetR family transcriptional regulator, producing MLNIRSAHVSPPEDLTAVAKIRDAAIDHFATDGFRKASVRAIATTAGVSAGLVMHHFGSKEGLREACDDYVLGTIIRRAQDESSPEGLRAVLQGYLADSTRYARDLGYISRAITEDSVAGRRIVDAIIDETEQFLRAGEASGSLLTSSDPRALAAVLAMTSLGMVTMASHLARSLGLAGQGIGPAVMRRVALPTAEFYTHGLYTDDTVLAATREALESTPAS
- a CDS encoding LLM class flavin-dependent oxidoreductase is translated as MRFGIIILPQDRWRSAREKWVAAEDYGFDHAWTYDHLSWRSLADEAWHATMPTLTAAATVTSRIRLGTFVSSPNFRHPVPFAKEIATVDDISDGRFVLGVGSGGNGFDAFTLGQPELTPRQRHERFAEFVTDLDVLLRHEAPAAEGLSFNGEWFTAVHARMVGVPAQLPRVPLVVAANGPKGIRLASRLGDGWVTTGKDGLDGEAWWSSVRDLAWRLDDAAHEAGREPASIDRYLNLDSGGSYSLQSESAFETAVGRATELGFTDVLSHWPREEGIYAGDREVLDSVATGLASLGQAPRCGEPRVAPTRDSLG
- a CDS encoding GDSL-type esterase/lipase family protein, with the protein product MTTTHERLTSQMRHPGRLAAIFLLVVGVLVGGAASPALAHTGEANRGSGHGYTTASYVALGDSFTAGQGAPPYLSGPCLRSQYSSYPSMVAAVSAYRLVANNACSGARLVDIPGQLVGVSAATNLVTVTVGGIDAGSNEVFAACAPDPASALCQAAVTLSTSKLAALAPQLAATYAGIAAAVPQARIVVLNYPRLFEPGLLPLADIVNAGTDGLNAAIQAAVVGLGDSRVTLVDVTQEFTNHGIGSRIPYINYVAATPLAPVNFHPNALGNALGYVGALVHDRVLRR